Proteins encoded together in one Temnothorax longispinosus isolate EJ_2023e chromosome 5, Tlon_JGU_v1, whole genome shotgun sequence window:
- the Itp gene encoding uncharacterized protein Itp isoform X2, translating to MRRDARIRRTLDTIERSGSRNNSCVTIGRPSVRRKDLDMMMHQQQTTQSSSNDDFAMYPSAAYHSSCSTLLSSTSTSTSSSSRSSSARSSCSLLVSVLTWSLTLLLISSCIGLGADAATLSGHPLGKRSFFDIQCKGVYDKSIFARLDRICEDCYNLFREPQLHMLCKQDCFSTQYFTSCIQALLLEDEKERLQEMVEYLGRKK from the exons ATGCGTCGCGACGCACGTATCAGAAGGACGCTGGACACGATCGAGAGATCTGGTTCGAGGAATAATTCTTGCGTGACCATCGGGAGACCAAGCGTTCGCCGGAAGGATCTAGACATG ATGATGCATCAGCAGCAGACTACCCAATCATCATCCAACGACGATTTCGCGATGTATCCATCGGCCGCGTATCATTCCTCGTGTTCGACGCTACTGTCGTcaacgtcgacgtcgacgtcgtcgtcgtcgaggtCGTCGTCCGCGAGATCGTCCTGTTCCTTGCTGGTGTCCGTCCTCACGTGGTCGTTGACGCTGCTGTTGATCTCGTCCTGCATCGGGCTGGGCGCGGACGCCGCAACCCTTAGCGGCCATCCCCTGGGCAAAAGGTCGTTCTTCGACATCCAGTGCAAGGGCGTGTACGACAAGAGCATCTTCGCCCGTCTGGACCGCATCTGCGAGGACTGCTACAACCTCTTCCGGGAACCGCAATTGCACATGCTTTGCAA GCAAGACTGCTTCAGCACACAATACTTCACGAGCTGCATCCAGGCGCTGCTGCTTGAGGACGAGAAGGAAAGGTTGCAGGAGATGGTCGAGTACCTAGGTCGCAAGAAGTAA
- the Itp gene encoding ion transport peptide-like isoform X3, producing the protein MMHQQQTTQSSSNDDFAMYPSAAYHSSCSTLLSSTSTSTSSSSRSSSARSSCSLLVSVLTWSLTLLLISSCIGLGADAATLSGHPLGKRSFFDIQCKGVYDKSIFARLDRICEDCYNLFREPQLHMLCKKECFTTDYFKGCLDVLLLTDEVGKIQMWIKQLHGADPGV; encoded by the exons ATGATGCATCAGCAGCAGACTACCCAATCATCATCCAACGACGATTTCGCGATGTATCCATCGGCCGCGTATCATTCCTCGTGTTCGACGCTACTGTCGTcaacgtcgacgtcgacgtcgtcgtcgtcgaggtCGTCGTCCGCGAGATCGTCCTGTTCCTTGCTGGTGTCCGTCCTCACGTGGTCGTTGACGCTGCTGTTGATCTCGTCCTGCATCGGGCTGGGCGCGGACGCCGCAACCCTTAGCGGCCATCCCCTGGGCAAAAGGTCGTTCTTCGACATCCAGTGCAAGGGCGTGTACGACAAGAGCATCTTCGCCCGTCTGGACCGCATCTGCGAGGACTGCTACAACCTCTTCCGGGAACCGCAATTGCACATGCTTTGCAA GAAGGAATGTTTCACCACGGACTACTTCAAAGGATGCTTAGACGTCCTGCTGCTAACGGACGAGGTCGGAAAGATCCAAATGTGGATCAAGCAACTCCATGGAGCTGATCCCGGGGTTTAG
- the Itp gene encoding ion transport peptide-like isoform X1 produces MRRDARIRRTLDTIERSGSRNNSCVTIGRPSVRRKDLDMMMHQQQTTQSSSNDDFAMYPSAAYHSSCSTLLSSTSTSTSSSSRSSSARSSCSLLVSVLTWSLTLLLISSCIGLGADAATLSGHPLGKRSFFDIQCKGVYDKSIFARLDRICEDCYNLFREPQLHMLCKKECFTTDYFKGCLDVLLLTDEVGKIQMWIKQLHGADPGV; encoded by the exons ATGCGTCGCGACGCACGTATCAGAAGGACGCTGGACACGATCGAGAGATCTGGTTCGAGGAATAATTCTTGCGTGACCATCGGGAGACCAAGCGTTCGCCGGAAGGATCTAGACATG ATGATGCATCAGCAGCAGACTACCCAATCATCATCCAACGACGATTTCGCGATGTATCCATCGGCCGCGTATCATTCCTCGTGTTCGACGCTACTGTCGTcaacgtcgacgtcgacgtcgtcgtcgtcgaggtCGTCGTCCGCGAGATCGTCCTGTTCCTTGCTGGTGTCCGTCCTCACGTGGTCGTTGACGCTGCTGTTGATCTCGTCCTGCATCGGGCTGGGCGCGGACGCCGCAACCCTTAGCGGCCATCCCCTGGGCAAAAGGTCGTTCTTCGACATCCAGTGCAAGGGCGTGTACGACAAGAGCATCTTCGCCCGTCTGGACCGCATCTGCGAGGACTGCTACAACCTCTTCCGGGAACCGCAATTGCACATGCTTTGCAA GAAGGAATGTTTCACCACGGACTACTTCAAAGGATGCTTAGACGTCCTGCTGCTAACGGACGAGGTCGGAAAGATCCAAATGTGGATCAAGCAACTCCATGGAGCTGATCCCGGGGTTTAG